gcgGCAAAATGACGACCAGTGTGACCGTTAAGCTGGTGTGCCCGAATTATACTAAAAGTACTGCTCAGTACATATTATTAcacattatttattattagtaGTAGTACTTGTTTCCAAGTCTATCAAAAGTTATTAAGCGCTACTATCTTAAAACTTGAATATTAAAACTTACCATTTAAAATGTAGAATCCACTTTTGAAAAGCACGCCAATAGTTGATAGATGGCGCTTTAAGCACTTGCTAAAAAATATCGATGAGCAGCGTTAATCGGCGCTGCCTATCGCAAGCGGTATCCGTGTTGCGGCAGCCCTGGTCGACCAGCATTCGCTTAATTTCAATCCATTCGCGAATTTCAACTCGTGCCGAAAGGTTTGTTTGTGCGAAAGCTGAAGCTGCGAGAGAACGAACAAGAGGAAGCCCACGCGGAAGTCAAGCAATTACCGAGAATTACTAAGAGAAAAAATATAACTGTTTAAAGTGAGTGTTCCTTGGGCGATGAACAGGTCGCTCATTCTGGGCAAAGTCGGCGAGAAATTGCGGAGCGTAAGATTAGAAATTAGCatcgctgttgttgctgttgttgttctttttcGATGAGCAAAAGATAATGATGTTCATGTTCGGTCGGCAGATTCGAGATTATTTCACAACTTTTTGCACCGAGAGCATAGTTTTTTTCTTCACAtttcgttcttttttttccactttatTGGCACGTCCGTcgcacacacttacacacacacgtacacgcGAAGAGCCGGCGAAAAAAAGGGcacaaaaatgaaatcaaaactagaggaaaatatttgccaattCAGAAATAAGTTTGTGATTTGTAATTAATTCGCATCCATTACATGAAATACGCGAACGTGCCGACAGTTCAATAAATTCAATCGCATAAATGGGAGCAGTCGAAAAATTTGGCTAATTTATTATTCCGGGTTTCTTCCATTTCGCTTCGCTCGGCGGCCATTTTGTAGAGTTCAGCTTTTCTACTCTCCTCTTTGATCTTTCCAGTTTGTGGCGAAATATCTGGAAGTCAAGGGTAATTGCCCTTAATCGTTAGTAATTGCCGCCATTAGAACTCCGATTTATAGAGACTTTTAGTATGGAATTAGCATCAAGTTAACTACTTTACAATTGAAAACCAATTGGAAGTTACATAGGCAAGATTAAAGGTTATAAAATAGTAAGTTTACTACAAAATAGGTATATTGCATATGAGAAATTTCAAGAATTTCGTAAATATTTCCAATTTTCATTCTAAGGGCCTAGCATAATATTGATTTCCCATCATAATACTTTAACAGTATCTATTCATATTAATTTCCATGATTTCACTAGCCTctataaatgcaatttttttaaacaacGGTTATCTTGTAATAATCCGAGGTTAGAGTGatgaaatttttgttttttgtgggGCCCAAAAAATCTTGATAGATAAGATAAGATGCGTATCGGTCGAAAGAGGAAGTATCAGTCACAGCGAGATTTCAAGGGGACCATATGAGGGATTTACAATTGAAGTTCTCAAAAGAAGGCGACTAAGTTCAGAGCACTTTGTTGTTAATTATTCGCTAGTTTGAAGAAACATGTCTCTAATTCGCCATCCATTCATTGAACAGATGCCCCAGCTACAGAAGCCCGCTCCCGCATTCGCCGGCACCGCCGTCGTCAACGGTGTTTTCAAGGACATCAAGTTGAGCGACTACAAGGGCAAATACCTGGTGCTTTTCTTCTACCCGCTGGACTTCACCTTCGTGTGCCCCACCGAGATCATTGCGTTCTCGGAGAGCGCCGCCGAGTTCCGCAAGATCAATTGCGAGGTGATCGGTTGCTCCACGGACAGCCAGTTCACCCACTTGGCCTGGATCAACACGCCAAGGAAGCAGGGTGGTCTGGGCAGCATGGACATTCCACTGCTGGCTGACAAGTCGATGAAGGTGGCCCGCGACTATGGAGTGCTCGATGAGGAGACTGGCATCCCCTTCCGCGGCCTGTTCATCATCGATGACAAGCAGAACTTGCGCCAGATCACCGTCAACGATCTGCCCGTAGGTCGCAGTGTGGAGGAGACCCTGCGTCTCGTCCAGGCCTTCCAGTACACCGACAAGTACGGCGAGGTCTGCCCCGCCAACTGGAAGCCCGGCCAGAAGACCATGGTGGCCGATCCCACCAAGTCCAAGGAGTACTTCGAGACCACCTCCTAAAGAGGCTATCTGTTCGCTGAACGGGGCCGCTCCTGGCGAGTGGGAGTGGATTCGAATCGCAAACCCCCCGTTCAACTAAAACCAATACATATACTACATTATATATCCTACACATTAACCCTAGAGcgtagaagaagaagaaactgTGAGGCATCTTTCCCTGCAACAGCGCCACCCAAAAATAAGATGATAAACACCTGCAGACGCTAAGCGGAAAGTGATTATTTTTTACGTATattttgtgtgcttttttttttttgtaattcaCCACAATAAACGATTGTACGGAGCACGTGGGTCTTTATCAGGGGGTGGCGGGCGGACTTTCGCCTCAAACCTCTGGTCTTATCATCCGGGGAAACATTtccacaaaagaaaaaaaaatggaaagaaatAGCAGCGGGCGACTTATCACCGTCTGCGACTGGCAATTGCGAAATTGCAAATAGACTGAATCAGAATGCCAGGAATGCTTCGCTGAAAGAAATGACGAGTGACTTGTGCACAGTATACAAATCTACATGTGATGTCTAATTAAACCCGGTTAATAATCTGTTAACATGTACTTGTAGTTACCTATTAGTTGTTCCACATATTCTGTAACTTTGTTACTTTGATGTGGCATTTTATTGCAGTGCAGACAACAGCTGTTGGATTGGTGACACAGTAACCGAGTGCACAATTCCCGTTTTGCCACCATCACCACCCATCCATTTCAATGTTAAGCGCAAGCGAGAGTCCTCTAGTCGACGTGGATGTCTCGCATATTAAACGGGTCTTGACTCTACCGGTATACccagatatatatgtatataaatatatacgaTCTGCCTGATTTGAACCCCCTTTTGTGATCGCAGCGTTTCAACTATTACGTGTAGTTCGCGTCGCATCCAACGAGGTGTCTTCGGCGTATCGGATCGAATCTCTTTCACCAGAACCAGTTCCTCCGggttatatacatacatacatttgtacattttatctggctatctacatatgtacatgtggcCCAGCAGCTGCGAGGCAGTTTATTTACTGCCCGTGGAACCTACTGGAAACAGAACCCTTTCTCAAAGTCAAGTGGTGCGATCTGATCGCTGCTGCGCACGTTACGTcgttagtttttttttgtttgccattttgtttACTGAATCGGCCGGGCATAACCGACTTGGATGGCTCATAGCGACCACATTGGGCTCGCGCCATTATCATTATCAGTCTGCTAATTGCGCCCGTTGCCAACGGATACGATTACTCCAGTTCACACACAATGGTGGCCTAGCCATACATAATTGGTCCCTTACAATGGGACCTTACTGTTCGCACTTCTTGGTAACGCGCACAAagaaaatttccaatttccaaaaagaaagggctttaaaaaaaatgcatcaggtacaacatggcgtatgcgcaatatgtTGTTATGTTATTTCATTCAGGGATTCATTCTGATCCCTCTTATTAAGTGGCCTTCTTATGGCAAAAGTTGCAGAAAGAGCAATCCATCTTCGTGATGCCAGAAAGTGAGCACTTAAAGTTCGTTTCTACCTGAGCTCGCTTGCCAAGCTGTACAGAAAAACGCTCTATTCATATTGTTCATCAGTCGCAACAACAGCTGCAAAAAGAGATTGCTTCTGCTGAATCATGGCGGCCAAAGGCAGACCAAAGCGGCACAAAAGCTAGACAGCTACGTTTCTACAATAAATCCCAAGTCGGAGCCAGATTTCTATGCCGGTGACGGTTGACTCTCTATTGAGGGCGTTGCAAATGTCATTGTCGGTGACTTTCGATGGCTGTGATTCGAATTCACATAGCCATTTCCAATTCCCGGGTCCAGAT
The DNA window shown above is from Drosophila melanogaster chromosome X and carries:
- the Prx2 gene encoding peroxiredoxin 2, isoform E, with the translated sequence MPQLQKPAPAFAGTAVVNGVFKDIKLSDYKGKYLVLFFYPLDFTFVCPTEIIAFSESAAEFRKINCEVIGCSTDSQFTHLAWINTPRKQGGLGSMDIPLLADKSMKVARDYGVLDEETGIPFRGLFIIDDKQNLRQITVNDLPVGRSVEETLRLVQAFQYTDKYGEVCPANWKPGQKTMVADPTKSKEYFETTS